The proteins below come from a single Gammaproteobacteria bacterium genomic window:
- a CDS encoding XTP/dITP diphosphatase, which yields MSKKIVLASNNAGKVREFNELLKDLDVEVVPQSEFGVVEVEETGLSFVENSILKARNAAEHTGLPALADDSGLEVDALMGAPGIYSARYAGEGASDLDNSQKLLAALKDVKGDQRSARFQCVMVYMRHASDPVPIICQGTWDGIILEQPQGDNGFGYDPVFYVPEKACSSAELSAAVKNSLSHRGQAVQQMIEQLRSLGSPR from the coding sequence ATGAGTAAAAAGATTGTGCTGGCCAGCAATAATGCGGGCAAGGTGCGTGAGTTTAATGAATTACTCAAGGATCTTGATGTTGAGGTGGTGCCGCAGTCCGAGTTTGGTGTGGTTGAGGTTGAAGAGACCGGTTTGAGTTTTGTTGAAAACTCGATTCTCAAGGCGCGTAATGCGGCTGAACATACCGGACTTCCAGCGCTGGCGGATGATTCAGGGCTGGAGGTGGATGCCTTGATGGGTGCGCCAGGGATCTATTCAGCCCGTTATGCGGGTGAGGGTGCCAGTGATTTGGATAATTCACAGAAGCTGTTGGCGGCACTGAAGGATGTGAAGGGCGATCAACGCAGTGCGCGTTTTCAGTGTGTGATGGTGTATATGCGCCATGCCAGCGACCCGGTTCCTATTATCTGTCAGGGCACCTGGGATGGGATAATCCTGGAGCAACCGCAAGGTGATAATGGCTTTGGTTATGATCCGGTGTTTTATGTGCCAGAGAAGGCGTGTTCATCAGCCGAGCTGAGTGCTGCGGTGAAGAACTCATTGAGTCATCGTGGTCAGGCCGTGCAGCAGATGATAGAGCAGTTGCGCAGTCTAGGTTCCCCGAGGTAG
- a CDS encoding efflux RND transporter periplasmic adaptor subunit, whose protein sequence is MFALKFSLSLILAASLLLTGCDNNSTTSQPFASKQRSGHRVETRLVQSEYLAQTLNSTCVLVAQRQVGIYSQGAGRIDALPYYPGDRVKKGAIIARLDNRLLQAELEKVQAEVKQAHYQLAQLQKLIKQQLVAQERLIEAETSLKITQAEQKRLQILLENTRLTAPFTGIITQRLAEPGDIAEQRQLILGLIDPDSLYAKTEVPERFIQSLQTGHPAQLRIDALGNDYYPASINRIHPLVNPQTLKMTLELKLDTLPAQARAGQFCRIRYDINPHQRLLIPLTALRSDEQGSFVFIVNPQQKAQRISVKEGGFFNDKVEILEGLDAGTTVVTRGFLSLSDGMDVITRK, encoded by the coding sequence ATGTTTGCACTCAAATTCAGTTTAAGCCTTATCCTGGCAGCCAGCCTGCTATTAACCGGCTGTGATAATAATTCAACAACATCACAGCCATTCGCCTCCAAGCAAAGATCCGGGCATCGTGTAGAGACACGCTTGGTTCAATCTGAATATCTGGCACAAACGTTAAATAGCACCTGTGTGCTAGTTGCTCAACGACAGGTCGGAATTTATAGTCAGGGTGCCGGACGTATCGATGCCCTACCCTATTACCCTGGTGACCGTGTAAAAAAAGGCGCTATCATCGCTCGACTGGATAATCGACTGCTTCAGGCCGAACTGGAAAAAGTACAGGCGGAGGTCAAGCAGGCACATTATCAATTAGCGCAATTACAAAAATTGATCAAACAACAATTGGTCGCCCAAGAACGCCTGATTGAAGCAGAAACAAGCTTAAAAATCACCCAGGCAGAACAAAAACGGTTGCAGATACTACTTGAAAACACACGCCTTACAGCACCTTTTACTGGCATCATCACACAACGCCTGGCTGAACCGGGTGATATTGCAGAACAACGCCAGTTAATCCTGGGGTTGATAGACCCCGACAGCCTGTACGCAAAGACAGAAGTTCCGGAGCGATTTATTCAGTCACTACAAACAGGGCATCCCGCACAACTACGCATTGATGCCCTGGGCAATGATTACTACCCGGCAAGCATCAATCGCATACACCCGCTGGTTAATCCACAGACACTAAAGATGACACTGGAATTAAAACTAGACACACTACCCGCACAGGCTCGGGCAGGACAATTCTGTCGTATACGATATGATATCAACCCCCATCAACGCCTGCTCATACCACTAACCGCCCTGCGTAGCGATGAACAAGGCAGCTTTGTATTTATTGTTAACCCACAGCAAAAGGCTCAACGTATCAGCGTAAAGGAAGGGGGATTCTTTAATGATAAAGTCGAGATCCTGGAGGGGCTGGACGCAGGAACTACCGTTGTTACACGCGGTTTTCTTAGTCTGAGTGATGGTATGGATGTTATTACGCGCAAATAG
- a CDS encoding phosphoribulokinase — protein MSKKNPVVAVTGSSGAGTTTVKVAFEHIFRRENINPLVIEGDSYHRYDRQAMKAAMAEAETDNNSNFSHFGENANLFDKLEETFRTYGDTGACKRRYYLHSEEEAAPYGQNPGEFTEWEAIDDKTDLLFYEGLHGGVVTDNVNVAKQVDLLIGVVPIVNLEWIQKIHRDSAERGYSAEATVDTILRRMPDYVHYITPQFSRTDINFQRVPTVDTSNPFIARDIPTPDESFVVIRFRDPAKTGVDFSHLLNMLDGSFMSRRNTIVVPAGKMGFAMEIILAPIIDNMLHNK, from the coding sequence ATGTCCAAGAAAAACCCAGTGGTCGCCGTGACCGGATCATCCGGCGCAGGAACCACCACCGTAAAAGTCGCTTTTGAACATATCTTCCGCCGTGAAAACATCAACCCACTGGTGATCGAAGGTGATAGCTACCATCGCTATGACCGTCAGGCCATGAAGGCAGCAATGGCTGAGGCTGAAACTGATAACAATTCTAATTTCAGTCACTTTGGCGAAAACGCCAACCTGTTTGATAAATTAGAAGAGACCTTCAGGACCTATGGCGATACCGGTGCCTGTAAACGCCGCTACTACCTGCACAGCGAGGAAGAGGCCGCGCCTTATGGTCAAAACCCGGGTGAGTTCACCGAATGGGAAGCTATCGATGATAAAACAGACTTGTTGTTCTACGAGGGACTACACGGTGGTGTTGTTACAGACAACGTTAATGTTGCCAAGCAAGTTGACCTACTCATTGGTGTAGTGCCTATTGTTAATCTGGAATGGATTCAGAAAATTCATCGTGACTCTGCTGAGCGCGGTTACTCTGCTGAAGCAACGGTAGATACCATCCTGCGCCGTATGCCAGACTATGTGCATTATATTACCCCACAGTTTTCACGCACGGACATCAACTTCCAGCGTGTGCCCACTGTCGACACATCCAATCCGTTTATCGCGCGCGATATCCCGACACCGGATGAAAGCTTTGTTGTCATTCGTTTCCGTGACCCAGCTAAAACAGGGGTCGATTTCTCGCATCTGCTGAATATGCTGGATGGCTCATTCATGTCACGCCGCAATACTATTGTTGTTCCAGCCGGTAAAATGGGCTTTGCCATGGAGATTATCCTGGCACCTATCATTGATAACATGCTCCATAACAAGTAA
- the sulP gene encoding sulfate permease: MPFFSWIGDLRDINIVRADIMAGITVALVLVPQSMAYAQLAGLPPYYGLYASFVPPMVAALFGSSRQLATGPVAVVSLMTAAALEPLASSNPEGYLAYAMLLAIMVGGFQFCLGMFKLGILVDFLSHPVVIGFTNASALIIATSQLGKLFGVTVEKAVHHYDTVWNTILEVLEASHMATVSMAVLAFSIMILLKRFAPRVPGVLTAVVVTTVLSWYVNFDEQGGRVVGSIPEGLPAFAIPAIDLTAVLNLMSVAVTIALIGFMEAISIAKAMAARTRQRLDANQELVGQGISNIVSGLFGSYPVSGSFSRSAVNIDAGAITGFSSIVTGLVVGVTLLWLTPLLYHLPQATLAAVIIMAVINLIKISPIIHAWHAEPHDGAVAVITFFLTVLWAPHLDRGIIVGVALSLGLFVYRTMRPRMAVLSRFRDGTMRDITVHNLSTCENIVVMRFDMSLYFANAGYFEDRVLEIVAANPALKFIIIDASAINQMDATGEEVLHHLAERLRGADIELLIARMKREFVQTLQRTGLIDYMGDNTLFPRVQNAVDYAWSKLGKGHKDSCPLNTVVAREAGKAVISEVTSSEEAKA; this comes from the coding sequence ATGCCTTTTTTTAGCTGGATCGGTGATTTGCGTGATATCAATATAGTCCGTGCCGATATTATGGCGGGCATTACTGTTGCACTGGTGCTGGTGCCGCAGTCGATGGCCTATGCACAGCTGGCCGGTTTGCCCCCTTATTATGGTTTATACGCCTCTTTTGTACCCCCGATGGTTGCTGCCTTGTTTGGTTCTTCTCGTCAGTTGGCAACGGGCCCGGTTGCTGTGGTTTCTTTGATGACGGCTGCTGCGTTAGAGCCTTTGGCGAGCAGTAATCCAGAGGGTTATCTGGCCTATGCGATGTTGCTGGCTATTATGGTGGGTGGTTTTCAGTTTTGCCTGGGCATGTTTAAGCTGGGTATCCTGGTGGATTTTTTGTCACATCCGGTTGTTATCGGTTTTACCAATGCCAGTGCATTGATTATTGCGACCTCTCAGTTGGGTAAGTTATTTGGTGTAACGGTAGAAAAGGCCGTGCATCATTATGACACGGTGTGGAATACCATCCTGGAGGTCTTGGAGGCATCCCATATGGCGACGGTTAGCATGGCTGTGCTGGCTTTTTCTATTATGATTCTGCTCAAGCGTTTTGCGCCTAGGGTGCCTGGGGTGTTAACGGCGGTTGTCGTAACCACTGTATTATCATGGTACGTCAATTTTGATGAGCAGGGTGGCCGTGTCGTGGGTAGTATCCCCGAAGGTCTCCCTGCTTTTGCTATTCCTGCGATTGATCTGACGGCTGTATTGAATTTGATGTCAGTGGCCGTCACGATTGCCTTGATTGGTTTTATGGAGGCGATCTCCATTGCCAAGGCGATGGCTGCGCGTACCCGTCAGCGACTGGATGCTAATCAGGAGCTGGTTGGACAAGGTATTAGTAATATCGTATCCGGTCTGTTTGGTAGTTATCCTGTCTCTGGTTCCTTTTCTCGTTCAGCGGTGAATATTGATGCGGGTGCCATCACTGGCTTCTCAAGTATTGTCACGGGTCTGGTCGTTGGTGTGACATTGTTGTGGTTAACGCCTTTGTTATATCACCTGCCACAGGCAACATTAGCAGCCGTGATTATTATGGCGGTTATTAACCTGATTAAGATTTCTCCCATTATTCATGCCTGGCATGCAGAACCCCATGATGGTGCCGTTGCTGTTATTACCTTTTTCCTGACCGTATTATGGGCACCCCATCTGGATCGAGGGATTATTGTCGGTGTGGCTCTGTCTCTGGGTCTGTTTGTTTATCGTACCATGCGTCCAAGGATGGCGGTGTTGTCTCGTTTTCGTGATGGTACGATGCGTGATATTACAGTGCATAATCTATCGACCTGCGAAAATATTGTCGTTATGCGTTTCGATATGTCACTGTATTTTGCTAATGCCGGTTATTTTGAGGATCGCGTACTGGAGATAGTGGCAGCAAATCCCGCGCTTAAATTTATCATTATTGATGCCAGTGCGATTAATCAAATGGATGCCACCGGTGAAGAGGTGCTGCATCATCTGGCGGAACGTCTGAGAGGTGCGGATATTGAGCTGTTGATCGCTCGTATGAAACGTGAGTTTGTACAGACTTTGCAGCGTACCGGTCTGATTGATTATATGGGTGATAATACCTTATTCCCACGGGTGCAGAATGCTGTGGATTATGCCTGGAGCAAGTTAGGAAAAGGGCATAAGGATAGCTGTCCGTTGAATACAGTGGTTGCCAGAGAGGCGGGTAAAGCTGTTATCAGTGAGGTAACTAGCAGTGAGGAAGCTAAGGCCTAA
- the trmB gene encoding tRNA (guanosine(46)-N7)-methyltransferase TrmB, whose amino-acid sequence MNALKKHRPIRSFVKREGRFTPGQRHALEILWPEFGLDMSTDQLDIEAVFGRVAPTIIEIGFGNGESLAEIAANHPENNYIGIEVHRPGVGHLLIQIRERQISNLRVMNEDAVEILQQMIPSNSLAAVYLFFPDPWHKKRHHKRRILQESFIQQVADRLQPGGYFHMATDWQDYAECMMANMGASALFQNKAGPGHYSPRPAYRPITKFERRGQRLGHGVWDLVFELRP is encoded by the coding sequence GTGAACGCGCTTAAAAAGCACCGCCCCATCCGCAGCTTCGTTAAACGCGAGGGGCGTTTTACCCCTGGACAACGCCACGCGCTAGAGATCTTATGGCCAGAATTTGGTCTGGATATGAGTACAGATCAGCTCGATATTGAGGCTGTTTTTGGGCGCGTAGCCCCCACCATTATCGAGATCGGCTTTGGTAACGGTGAATCTCTGGCTGAGATTGCTGCCAATCATCCTGAAAATAATTATATTGGTATCGAGGTTCACCGGCCGGGCGTTGGCCATCTCCTGATACAGATCCGTGAGCGCCAAATCAGCAACCTGCGGGTAATGAATGAAGATGCAGTAGAGATACTGCAACAGATGATTCCATCGAATAGTCTGGCAGCAGTCTACCTCTTCTTCCCCGACCCCTGGCACAAGAAACGCCACCACAAACGCCGCATCCTGCAGGAGTCATTTATCCAACAGGTGGCCGATCGACTACAACCCGGCGGCTACTTTCACATGGCAACAGACTGGCAGGATTATGCGGAATGCATGATGGCTAATATGGGGGCATCAGCTCTCTTCCAAAACAAGGCCGGACCAGGCCACTATTCACCTCGCCCCGCCTACCGTCCCATCACCAAATTTGAGCGGCGTGGCCAGCGTTTAGGTCATGGTGTCTGGGATCTTGTCTTTGAGCTTAGGCCTTAG
- a CDS encoding thiazole synthase, whose protein sequence is MTTTNENDTLIIAGKSYQSRLLVGTGKYKDLDETQEATVASGAEIITVAIRRTNIGQNADEPNLLDVIPLDKYTLLPNTAGCYTEEDAVRTCRLARELLDGHKLVKLEVLGDEKTLFPDITATLSAAETLIKDGFDIMVYTNDDPIIAKRFEEMGCVAVMPLAAPIGSGLGIRNPYNIRTIVENANVPIIVDAGVGTASDAAIAMELGCDGVLMNTAIAGAANPVLMASAMKKAIEAGREAYRAGRIPRKRFASASSPVDGTFF, encoded by the coding sequence ATGACGACAACAAACGAAAATGACACCCTCATTATTGCTGGCAAGAGTTACCAGTCAAGACTATTAGTCGGTACTGGCAAATATAAAGACCTGGATGAAACCCAGGAGGCGACCGTGGCCAGTGGTGCCGAGATTATCACGGTTGCCATTCGTCGCACCAATATCGGACAGAATGCCGATGAACCAAATCTACTGGATGTCATCCCGTTGGATAAATATACCCTGTTGCCCAATACAGCCGGTTGTTATACCGAAGAGGATGCCGTGCGCACCTGTCGCCTGGCACGCGAGCTACTGGATGGTCACAAGCTGGTTAAACTGGAGGTGCTGGGTGATGAAAAGACCCTGTTTCCCGATATTACCGCCACTCTGAGTGCCGCCGAGACCCTGATCAAGGATGGCTTCGATATCATGGTCTATACCAATGATGACCCTATTATCGCCAAACGCTTTGAAGAGATGGGTTGTGTCGCCGTGATGCCACTGGCAGCCCCCATTGGCTCCGGTTTGGGCATCCGCAACCCCTACAATATTCGCACCATTGTTGAGAATGCGAATGTACCTATTATTGTGGATGCCGGTGTCGGCACTGCCTCCGATGCCGCTATTGCTATGGAATTGGGTTGTGACGGGGTCTTAATGAATACTGCTATTGCCGGTGCCGCTAACCCTGTACTGATGGCTTCAGCGATGAAAAAAGCGATTGAGGCAGGTCGTGAGGCCTATCGTGCTGGTCGCATCCCACGCAAGCGTTTTGCCAGTGCCTCATCCCCCGTGGACGGCACCTTTTTCTAG
- the thiS gene encoding sulfur carrier protein ThiS: MHIILNGERTEVADNMTAQALIEQLDLVDRRLALEINKEIVLRGEYAAYILQTDDQVEIVHAIGGG, from the coding sequence ATGCATATCATTCTTAATGGCGAACGCACCGAAGTTGCTGACAACATGACTGCACAGGCACTCATCGAACAGCTCGATCTTGTCGATCGTCGGCTGGCGTTGGAAATCAATAAAGAGATTGTTTTGCGTGGTGAATATGCGGCATACATCCTGCAGACCGATGATCAGGTTGAGATTGTCCATGCTATCGGCGGCGGATAA